From a single Bacillus pseudomycoides DSM 12442 genomic region:
- a CDS encoding DUF47 domain-containing protein: protein MVFKSKKDKFSEMLMNVSENLKEGAQFFVEYKIKNASDLKEFSMRMKEYESKGDSFIHEIIMELNKAFITPIEREDILQLAMSMDDVLDGLDHSAGLFEMYSITEADEYMIKFVEAINQCAIEIANSVELMSNKKLVDIRTNAIKIKDYESQCDDIRRHAIKHLFSREKDPIKIIQFKEIYEELEEVADSCQSVANVLETIIMKNA, encoded by the coding sequence ATGGTATTTAAATCTAAAAAAGATAAATTTTCTGAAATGTTAATGAATGTTTCTGAAAATTTAAAAGAAGGCGCGCAATTTTTCGTGGAGTATAAAATTAAAAATGCTAGCGATTTAAAAGAATTTTCTATGCGCATGAAAGAATATGAGTCAAAAGGTGATTCATTTATTCATGAAATCATTATGGAGCTAAACAAAGCGTTTATTACTCCTATTGAACGTGAAGACATCCTGCAACTTGCAATGAGCATGGATGATGTACTAGACGGATTAGACCACAGTGCAGGTTTATTCGAAATGTATTCTATTACAGAGGCAGATGAATACATGATTAAATTTGTGGAGGCAATTAATCAATGTGCGATTGAAATTGCAAATTCCGTTGAACTTATGTCGAATAAGAAATTAGTGGACATTCGCACAAATGCAATTAAAATTAAGGATTACGAATCACAGTGTGATGATATTCGTCGTCACGCCATTAAACATTTATTCTCTCGTGAAAAAGATCCGATCAAGATCATTCAATTCAAAGAGATTTATGAAGAGCTAGAAGAAGTTGCTGATAGCTGTCAAAGCGTTGCAAACGTATTAGAAACAATTATTATGAAGAACGCGTAA
- a CDS encoding sulfite exporter TauE/SafE family protein, whose amino-acid sequence MEYIMLLFIGLIAGTVGSLVGLGGGIIIVPLLIGLHSLSPQLAVGTSIVTVVFTGLSSTLTYMKHKRVDYKSGLILFIGSGPGGIIGSWANKFLNQDSFSLYFGIFLIFVSILLLLRDKLKPLSLSNATVIKRSFTDSEGKTVYYQFPPFLSIIIAFVVGFISGLFGIGGGVLLVPAMMLLFAFPAQIAVATSMFIVFLSAIVSSLTHISLGNVSWIYALILIPGAWIGGKIGAYINTKLSGNAIINLLRITLIILGTKLIISSFL is encoded by the coding sequence TTGGAATATATCATGTTACTTTTCATTGGATTAATCGCAGGAACAGTCGGAAGCCTAGTAGGACTTGGCGGAGGAATTATCATCGTCCCTTTACTAATTGGACTGCATAGTTTATCACCACAACTCGCAGTTGGAACATCAATTGTGACCGTAGTTTTCACTGGTCTCTCCTCTACTCTTACTTATATGAAACATAAGCGAGTAGATTATAAAAGTGGACTTATTTTATTTATAGGGAGCGGTCCTGGAGGGATTATTGGATCGTGGGCAAACAAATTTTTGAATCAGGATTCTTTCTCTTTATATTTTGGAATTTTCCTTATTTTTGTATCTATCCTTCTCTTGTTACGTGATAAATTGAAACCTCTTTCCCTCTCAAATGCAACTGTTATTAAACGATCTTTCACGGATTCTGAAGGTAAAACCGTTTATTATCAATTCCCACCGTTTCTTTCGATTATTATCGCATTTGTAGTTGGTTTCATATCTGGATTATTTGGAATTGGTGGCGGTGTATTGCTCGTTCCAGCAATGATGCTTCTTTTTGCATTCCCTGCACAAATTGCTGTTGCAACTTCAATGTTTATTGTCTTTTTATCAGCAATTGTAAGTTCTTTGACTCATATTTCTCTTGGCAATGTAAGCTGGATTTATGCATTGATTCTTATTCCTGGCGCTTGGATTGGCGGGAAAATCGGAGCTTACATTAATACAAAATTAAGCGGTAATGCGATTATCAATTTATTGCGTATCACATTAATTATTCTTGGAACCAAACTGATTATCAGTTCTTTCCTCTAA
- a CDS encoding ATP-binding protein: MIQEDTTLSHEKQIKELERKVQFYEQLVNQLPHHFTYKNSQLGLQLHKKGTSHSINRIPKQERESNLVLTCDSLFLFEQLEKHFVHIFDAFSHHVTFIDNKGIITLCNQSAVDDLGISRSDIIGKPIQQLLNLPEEKIKALETLRSGKEIYNEEVLDTNYGISNNRIIRDYNGEIFRVISVFHYLNTERDAEKLALAGRIAAGIAHEVRNPLTTVRGYLQFLQESVSPSNKELFQNLLIPELDRANSIITKFLSISKAHEFKREPFPINTFLREYIQQLLASEVFLHNISIEYNLSSDLEDILVNIDRHELVQVFLNLFQNAVDAKSDKPLSIQITSHRLDNFARITFQDNGTGIPPAIQDYIFDPFFSTKDAGTGLGLSVTRKIIQNHNGTLKVSSNENGTTFIISIPLAQKGAGL; the protein is encoded by the coding sequence ATGATTCAAGAGGATACTACTTTATCTCATGAAAAGCAAATAAAAGAATTAGAAAGAAAAGTACAGTTTTATGAGCAGTTGGTGAATCAACTACCACATCATTTTACATATAAAAACTCACAACTAGGTTTACAGTTACATAAAAAAGGGACTTCTCATTCCATCAATCGCATACCAAAGCAAGAGAGAGAATCAAACCTTGTACTAACTTGCGATTCCTTATTTCTATTTGAGCAACTTGAAAAGCACTTTGTTCATATTTTTGATGCATTTTCGCATCATGTCACCTTTATTGACAATAAAGGCATCATTACATTATGTAATCAATCTGCAGTAGATGATTTGGGAATATCACGGAGCGATATCATCGGCAAACCGATTCAACAGTTATTAAACCTACCTGAAGAAAAAATTAAGGCATTAGAAACATTAAGAAGCGGAAAAGAAATTTATAACGAAGAAGTGTTAGATACAAATTATGGAATTTCTAATAACCGAATTATTCGTGACTATAATGGAGAGATCTTCCGTGTGATTAGTGTCTTTCATTATTTAAATACCGAACGTGATGCTGAAAAACTTGCATTAGCGGGTCGAATTGCAGCTGGAATTGCACATGAAGTTCGTAATCCACTTACAACAGTACGCGGTTATTTACAATTTTTACAAGAAAGTGTTTCACCTTCTAATAAAGAGCTTTTTCAAAATTTACTCATTCCTGAATTAGATCGTGCCAATAGTATCATCACGAAATTTTTATCTATTTCAAAAGCACACGAATTTAAAAGAGAACCATTTCCCATCAATACTTTTTTACGTGAATATATCCAACAGCTACTAGCTAGTGAAGTATTTTTGCATAACATTTCTATTGAATATAATTTATCCTCCGATTTAGAAGACATATTAGTGAATATTGATCGACATGAGCTCGTTCAAGTTTTCCTAAACTTATTTCAAAATGCTGTGGATGCAAAAAGCGATAAACCTTTGTCCATTCAAATCACTAGTCATCGTTTGGATAATTTTGCTCGCATTACTTTCCAAGACAATGGAACTGGTATTCCTCCAGCGATTCAAGACTATATATTTGATCCATTCTTCTCTACAAAAGATGCAGGAACTGGACTCGGATTATCAGTAACAAGAAAAATCATTCAAAATCACAATGGAACTTTAAAAGTTTCTAGTAATGAAAACGGAACAACATTTATCATCTCAATTCCATTAGCACAAAAAGGGGCTGGCTTATAG
- a CDS encoding inorganic phosphate transporter produces the protein MDTVLILTVLIVICALAFDFINGFHDTANAIATAVSTKALKPRQAIIMAAIMNFLGAMTFTGVAKTITKDIVDPFALEHGSYVILAALLAAIVWNLITWYYGIPSSSSHAIIGAIAGAAIAAAGLSAINFKGFIKIIEALIISPIVAFVIGFIVYSIFKVVFKNFNLTKTNQNFRLFQVFTAALQAYTHGTNDAQKAMGIITMALMTNGLHNSGDIPLWVQFSCALAMGLGTSVGGWKIIKTVGGQIMKIRPVNGVAADLSSSLVIFGATFIHLPVSTTHVISSSILGVGASHRVKGVKWGTAKRMLITWVITLPISASLAALFYYLLHLIF, from the coding sequence ATGGATACAGTCTTGATTTTAACTGTTTTAATAGTCATTTGTGCTTTAGCTTTCGACTTTATTAATGGATTCCATGACACAGCGAACGCCATTGCGACAGCTGTTTCTACCAAAGCTTTGAAGCCACGACAAGCCATTATCATGGCAGCTATTATGAACTTTTTAGGTGCAATGACATTTACAGGTGTAGCAAAAACAATTACAAAAGACATTGTTGATCCTTTTGCTTTAGAACATGGATCATATGTTATTTTAGCCGCTCTGCTTGCTGCAATTGTTTGGAACTTAATTACTTGGTACTATGGAATCCCAAGTAGTTCTTCGCATGCAATTATTGGTGCAATCGCAGGTGCTGCAATTGCTGCTGCTGGTCTAAGTGCAATTAATTTCAAAGGATTTATTAAAATTATTGAAGCTTTAATTATTTCACCAATCGTTGCATTTGTTATTGGTTTTATCGTGTATAGTATTTTTAAAGTTGTCTTTAAAAACTTTAATTTAACGAAAACGAATCAAAACTTCCGTTTATTCCAAGTGTTTACCGCAGCACTACAAGCTTATACACATGGTACAAACGATGCTCAAAAAGCAATGGGTATTATTACAATGGCATTAATGACAAATGGCCTTCATAATTCTGGAGATATTCCTTTATGGGTTCAATTCTCATGTGCTCTTGCAATGGGTCTTGGTACTTCTGTCGGTGGATGGAAAATTATTAAAACTGTTGGGGGACAAATTATGAAAATTCGTCCTGTAAACGGTGTAGCTGCTGATTTATCATCATCTCTTGTCATTTTCGGAGCAACATTTATTCATTTACCAGTTAGTACAACGCACGTTATCTCTTCTTCTATTTTAGGGGTAGGTGCTTCACATCGTGTAAAAGGTGTAAAATGGGGAACTGCAAAGCGCATGTTAATTACCTGGGTGATTACACTTCCAATTTCAGCTTCATTAGCTGCTCTATTCTATTATCTATTACATTTAATTTTCTAA
- a CDS encoding Crp/Fnr family transcriptional regulator encodes MILHKGDILFRQGEEGPLYFIKTGLLKVVRLQEDGTPFLFNIIVPGETIPHHSLISPKEYHGTAIALIKTEVQPIVCNTWYEKLQENPELYADIAMQLQTKLRMMQQRIDQLTTVSPKERLHRLQEWFALYLGEIPIYEILTQTEIGQLIGVRRETVNRLLREQTKNEVN; translated from the coding sequence TTGATTCTACATAAAGGGGATATACTATTTCGTCAAGGTGAAGAAGGACCTTTATATTTTATTAAAACTGGTCTATTAAAGGTCGTTCGGTTACAAGAAGACGGAACGCCATTTTTATTTAATATTATCGTTCCTGGTGAGACAATTCCTCACCATTCTTTAATTTCACCGAAAGAATATCATGGTACAGCCATCGCTTTAATTAAGACAGAGGTCCAGCCCATTGTATGTAATACATGGTACGAAAAACTACAGGAGAATCCAGAATTATATGCTGACATCGCCATGCAACTACAAACGAAATTGCGAATGATGCAGCAACGAATCGATCAATTAACAACTGTTTCTCCAAAAGAACGTCTCCACCGTCTACAAGAGTGGTTCGCACTCTATTTAGGAGAAATTCCCATTTATGAAATATTAACACAAACAGAAATTGGCCAACTTATCGGTGTACGCCGTGAAACAGTAAATCGCTTGTTACGAGAACAAACAAAAAACGAGGTAAACTAA
- a CDS encoding DUF3924 family protein, which translates to MNTLTIELPKEIAEKLGLLKQAYQKKTGATISESTLVQSLISKEFIQEITPFDLQQYVIKKEQR; encoded by the coding sequence ATGAACACATTAACAATTGAATTACCAAAAGAAATAGCAGAAAAACTTGGTTTATTAAAACAGGCTTATCAAAAGAAAACAGGTGCTACAATCTCAGAAAGTACACTCGTTCAATCACTTATCTCGAAGGAGTTTATTCAAGAAATCACTCCTTTTGATTTACAACAATATGTAATAAAAAAGGAACAGCGCTAA
- the hmpA gene encoding NO-inducible flavohemoprotein produces the protein MLSEKTMEIVKSTVPLLQEKGVEITTRFYQIMFSEHPELLNIFNHTNQKKGRQQQALASAVYAAATYIDNLEVIIPVVKQIAHKHRSLGIKAEHYPIVGKCLLQAIKEVAEAPQEVLDAWGEAYGVIADAFISVEAGMYEEAAEKEGGWKDFRNFIVVKKEKESDVITSFYLKPEDGGKLSSFLPGQYVTIQLNIEGETYTHNRQYSLSDASGKDYYRISVKRETATETPDGKISNYLHDHIQEGDILPLSAPAGDFVLDMDSNLPVVLISGGVGITPMMSMLNTLIEQASNRKVYFIHAALNSNVHAMKEYVQQVASDYEQVEAYTCYSSPTEQDLQMKNFDKEGFIDLDWLQSIIPTSEAEFYFCGPVPFMKHINAALVEWGVSPEHIHYEFFGPAASLS, from the coding sequence ATGTTAAGTGAAAAAACAATGGAAATTGTAAAATCAACAGTACCATTATTACAAGAAAAAGGTGTTGAAATTACGACACGCTTTTATCAAATTATGTTCTCGGAACATCCAGAATTATTAAATATTTTCAACCATACAAATCAGAAAAAAGGAAGACAGCAACAGGCTTTAGCAAGCGCAGTGTATGCAGCAGCAACGTATATTGATAATTTAGAAGTTATTATTCCTGTTGTAAAACAAATTGCTCATAAACATAGAAGTTTAGGAATTAAAGCTGAACACTATCCAATTGTAGGGAAATGTTTACTACAAGCAATTAAAGAGGTTGCAGAAGCACCACAAGAAGTGTTAGATGCTTGGGGAGAAGCGTATGGTGTAATTGCTGATGCATTTATTAGTGTCGAAGCAGGAATGTATGAAGAGGCAGCGGAAAAAGAAGGTGGATGGAAAGATTTCCGTAACTTTATCGTTGTAAAAAAAGAGAAAGAGAGCGACGTAATCACATCATTTTATTTAAAACCAGAAGATGGAGGGAAGCTATCTTCATTCTTACCTGGTCAATATGTAACGATCCAATTAAATATAGAGGGTGAAACATATACACATAATCGTCAATACAGCTTATCAGATGCTTCTGGCAAAGACTATTATCGTATTAGTGTAAAACGAGAAACAGCTACAGAGACACCGGATGGAAAGATATCTAATTATTTACATGATCACATCCAAGAAGGAGATATTCTTCCATTAAGTGCACCAGCAGGAGATTTCGTATTAGATATGGATTCAAACTTACCGGTTGTGTTAATCAGTGGCGGTGTTGGTATTACGCCGATGATGAGTATGTTAAATACATTAATTGAGCAAGCTTCAAATCGTAAGGTATACTTTATTCACGCAGCATTAAATAGCAATGTGCATGCGATGAAAGAGTATGTACAGCAAGTAGCGAGCGACTATGAACAAGTAGAAGCATACACTTGTTACTCTTCGCCAACAGAACAAGACCTACAAATGAAAAACTTTGATAAAGAAGGTTTTATTGATTTAGATTGGCTGCAATCTATCATTCCTACGTCTGAAGCAGAATTTTACTTCTGTGGCCCGGTACCATTTATGAAGCATATTAATGCGGCTTTAGTAGAATGGGGAGTTTCACCTGAACACATTCATTATGAATTTTTCGGACCGGCAGCAAGCTTATCATAA
- a CDS encoding DUF72 domain-containing protein translates to MISIGLTGWGDHDSLYADSYENRNKLRTYSEYFPIVEVDSSFYAMQPVRNYMKWAGETPKNFSFVVKAYQGMTGHMQGEIPFSNIDEMFEIFKQSIIPLQEAHKLKAILFQYPPWFDCQKKNVDLLRYTKEKMEGLPCAIEFRNQTWFHPSMHDKTLQFLEQEEWIHTICDEPQAGIGSVPLVLEATHPEMALIRFHGRNIHGWLDKGENWRAVRCLYRYNKQELEEWTERLHTLQKKTKNIYVLFNNNSGGDAADNAKQLMEMMHITYGEPKPEQLNLFE, encoded by the coding sequence GTGATTTCTATTGGATTAACAGGATGGGGAGATCATGATTCTTTATATGCAGATTCCTATGAAAATAGAAATAAATTGCGAACATATAGTGAGTATTTCCCTATTGTTGAAGTAGATAGTTCATTTTATGCTATGCAACCGGTTCGAAATTATATGAAATGGGCGGGGGAAACGCCAAAAAATTTTTCGTTTGTTGTTAAAGCGTATCAAGGGATGACGGGACATATGCAAGGAGAGATTCCATTTTCAAATATTGATGAGATGTTTGAAATATTTAAACAATCGATTATTCCGCTTCAAGAAGCGCATAAATTAAAGGCGATATTATTCCAATATCCACCTTGGTTTGATTGTCAGAAGAAAAATGTAGATTTACTTCGTTATACAAAAGAAAAGATGGAAGGCTTACCATGTGCCATAGAGTTCCGAAATCAAACGTGGTTTCATCCTAGTATGCATGATAAAACGTTGCAATTTTTAGAACAGGAAGAATGGATTCATACGATCTGTGATGAACCACAAGCTGGCATTGGTTCTGTTCCACTTGTATTAGAAGCAACTCATCCTGAAATGGCACTGATACGCTTTCATGGTCGTAATATTCATGGATGGCTTGATAAAGGAGAAAATTGGCGAGCAGTTCGCTGCTTATATCGTTATAATAAACAAGAGCTAGAAGAATGGACAGAGCGATTACATACATTGCAGAAAAAGACAAAAAACATATATGTACTATTTAATAATAATTCAGGCGGGGATGCTGCTGATAATGCAAAACAACTCATGGAGATGATGCATATTACATACGGCGAACCAAAACCGGAGCAACTCAATTTATTTGAATAA
- a CDS encoding tyrosine-type recombinase/integrase, translated as MKQAGQPIQNEKQLEKIKNILLQSSKRDGLLFVLAVNSGLKVSEILQLKVGDVIDENETVRHSILFYNEKVKKHKWFAVNEDLQHAIEDYMRERKTWKRNEPLLKSQKGTKSITRQHAWYILNKAAKEVGLEGISSHTLRKTWGYCAYKSGVDIAFLQHFFDHSTPSKTLKYIGIA; from the coding sequence ATGAAACAAGCAGGACAACCTATTCAAAACGAAAAACAATTAGAAAAAATCAAAAATATACTTTTACAATCTTCGAAACGTGATGGCTTATTATTCGTATTAGCTGTAAATTCCGGTCTAAAAGTAAGCGAGATTTTACAATTAAAAGTTGGTGATGTCATCGATGAGAATGAAACTGTTCGTCACTCCATTTTATTTTACAATGAAAAAGTTAAAAAACATAAATGGTTCGCTGTAAACGAAGACTTACAGCATGCAATCGAAGATTATATGAGAGAACGTAAAACATGGAAACGAAATGAACCATTATTAAAGTCTCAAAAAGGAACAAAATCCATTACAAGACAGCATGCATGGTATATTTTAAACAAAGCTGCAAAAGAAGTTGGTTTAGAAGGGATTAGCTCACATACACTTCGAAAAACTTGGGGATATTGTGCATATAAATCTGGTGTTGATATTGCATTTTTACAACACTTCTTTGATCATAGTACCCCATCAAAAACTTTAAAATATATCGGTATTGCATAA
- a CDS encoding transglycosylase domain-containing protein, with product MKLNNTHFKKMLEWFNKRKKLRNILLIFGGFFVTLFIAVNIMISIQDISALKQAVPQPTLIYDTNKEVAAKLSSSKAEGIKRKDIPDIMIQAVVAVEDKEFFSHHGIDYSGIMSALLKNITAGEVVAGGSTITQQLAKNVFLTQERTFSRKFKEYFLTKKIERTYTKDEIIEMYMNQIYFGEGAWGIKKAAKSYFDKEVKDLTIAEAATIAGLIKAPSTYSPYKNFNKSIERRNVVLALMKEQGYITENQYKKEQETGLALRRGVDDKYKGKYSQYVDYIVREAMEKYELTQNEILAGGYRIYTELDPKKQQAVEDVVNNDNYFQGSNADQLMQTGVVLMDPKTGGVPALVGGRGTYQFLQFNHATQLKRQPGSTLKPFAVYVPALEQGYEVYDVLKDEPLNIKDYAPQNSDHAFHGDVTMYEAIAKSYNVPAVWLLEQIGLEKGLKSLERFGIPLQAEDRTLPIALGGMHTGTSPFVMAQAYATFANDGVQVEGHAIREIQNAEGETVGKWYKKETRVTSEKVAQKMTYLLKGVVEKGTGEKAKVKNIDTAGKTGTTQLVDGPSSGAKDSWFVGYTPDLVGAIWIGYDKTDSEHYVPGGSQITTTMFRDIMKKADENPSQKAFQLSLISEADYSKQLKTIEEEKRRKEEEKKRQEEEKQRREQQKEWIDKVKEWIPFL from the coding sequence ATGAAATTGAACAACACTCATTTCAAGAAAATGCTTGAGTGGTTCAACAAGAGGAAGAAATTGCGCAATATATTATTAATTTTTGGCGGTTTTTTCGTTACCCTATTTATTGCGGTAAATATAATGATCTCCATTCAAGACATATCTGCATTAAAACAGGCTGTTCCGCAGCCAACACTTATTTATGATACAAATAAAGAAGTGGCAGCAAAGCTATCTTCTTCCAAGGCGGAAGGTATTAAAAGAAAAGATATTCCCGATATTATGATTCAAGCGGTTGTAGCAGTAGAGGACAAAGAGTTTTTTAGTCATCATGGTATTGACTATAGTGGGATTATGAGTGCCCTATTAAAAAATATTACGGCGGGAGAAGTAGTTGCTGGTGGCAGTACAATTACACAACAGCTTGCGAAAAATGTATTTTTAACACAAGAACGTACATTTTCACGGAAGTTTAAAGAGTATTTTTTGACGAAGAAGATAGAGCGTACGTATACAAAAGATGAAATTATTGAAATGTATATGAATCAAATTTATTTTGGTGAAGGAGCTTGGGGGATAAAAAAAGCAGCGAAATCATATTTCGATAAAGAAGTAAAAGATTTAACAATAGCAGAAGCTGCGACAATAGCAGGATTAATTAAGGCACCATCAACCTATTCACCATATAAAAATTTTAATAAGTCAATTGAAAGACGGAATGTTGTTTTAGCACTAATGAAAGAGCAAGGGTATATTACAGAAAATCAATACAAGAAAGAGCAAGAGACAGGCCTTGCATTACGACGAGGTGTTGATGATAAGTATAAAGGAAAATATTCGCAGTATGTGGATTATATTGTACGTGAGGCAATGGAGAAATATGAATTGACGCAAAATGAAATTTTAGCTGGTGGATATCGTATTTATACAGAACTTGATCCGAAAAAACAACAAGCAGTAGAAGATGTTGTGAATAATGATAATTATTTCCAAGGGAGTAACGCTGATCAGCTTATGCAAACGGGCGTTGTTTTGATGGACCCGAAAACTGGTGGTGTACCCGCACTAGTCGGCGGGAGGGGGACGTATCAATTTTTGCAATTTAACCATGCAACGCAATTAAAAAGGCAACCTGGTTCAACCCTAAAACCTTTTGCCGTATATGTACCAGCATTAGAACAAGGATATGAAGTGTATGATGTTTTAAAAGATGAGCCGCTTAATATAAAAGATTATGCGCCCCAAAATAGTGATCATGCTTTTCATGGTGATGTTACAATGTATGAAGCGATTGCTAAGTCCTATAATGTACCAGCTGTTTGGTTGTTAGAACAAATTGGATTGGAAAAAGGTTTGAAGTCATTAGAGCGTTTTGGTATCCCACTACAAGCAGAAGACCGTACTCTTCCTATTGCTTTAGGGGGAATGCATACTGGAACTTCTCCGTTTGTAATGGCTCAAGCTTATGCTACTTTTGCTAACGATGGTGTACAAGTTGAAGGGCATGCAATCCGGGAAATACAGAATGCTGAGGGAGAAACAGTTGGGAAATGGTATAAAAAAGAAACCCGTGTAACGAGTGAGAAAGTTGCTCAAAAAATGACGTACTTATTAAAGGGTGTTGTTGAAAAAGGAACGGGTGAAAAAGCAAAGGTGAAAAATATTGATACTGCTGGAAAAACGGGAACCACTCAGCTTGTGGATGGTCCAAGCAGCGGAGCGAAAGATTCTTGGTTTGTTGGCTATACACCGGATTTAGTGGGAGCTATTTGGATAGGATATGATAAAACAGACAGTGAGCATTATGTGCCAGGTGGTAGTCAAATTACAACGACAATGTTTCGAGATATTATGAAAAAAGCTGATGAAAACCCTAGTCAAAAAGCATTTCAATTATCACTTATATCAGAGGCTGACTATTCGAAACAATTAAAGACAATTGAAGAAGAAAAGAGAAGAAAAGAAGAAGAGAAAAAGCGTCAAGAAGAAGAAAAACAGAGAAGAGAACAACAAAAAGAATGGATTGATAAAGTAAAAGAGTGGATTCCATTTTTGTAA